A genomic region of Leptolyngbya sp. NIES-2104 contains the following coding sequences:
- a CDS encoding ABC transporter ATP-binding protein, whose product MATMIWMENVIKTYRLGDIDVPVLKGIDLTIEEGEYVAIMGMSGSGKSTLMNIIGCLDRPSDGHYVLEGQNLTTLNDDELAFIRNQRIGFVFQQFNLLNRSTALENVMLPMVYAGIPRSQRQHRAAEALTRVGLAERLSNRPNQLSGGQQQRVAIARALVNRPALVLADEPTGALDTQTSLEVMSLLTELNQQGITIVIVTHEPDVAAQTQRVIHVKDGLVVDR is encoded by the coding sequence ATGGCAACCATGATTTGGATGGAAAATGTTATCAAGACCTATCGATTAGGTGACATTGATGTTCCAGTACTCAAAGGCATTGATCTGACGATCGAGGAAGGTGAATATGTGGCGATTATGGGTATGTCTGGGTCAGGTAAATCAACTTTGATGAACATTATCGGTTGCCTCGATCGACCTTCTGACGGTCACTATGTTTTAGAAGGTCAAAATCTAACAACCTTAAATGATGATGAACTTGCTTTTATTCGCAATCAGCGAATTGGCTTTGTGTTTCAGCAGTTTAATTTACTCAATCGATCGACTGCACTTGAAAATGTAATGTTGCCGATGGTGTATGCCGGAATTCCGCGATCGCAAAGACAACATCGAGCCGCAGAAGCTCTGACTCGTGTGGGACTTGCAGAACGGTTATCAAATCGCCCGAATCAGCTCTCAGGAGGACAACAGCAGCGAGTCGCGATCGCTCGTGCATTAGTGAATCGTCCGGCACTCGTTCTAGCCGATGAACCAACCGGAGCATTGGATACTCAGACTTCACTAGAAGTGATGAGTTTGTTAACCGAGTTGAATCAGCAGGGAATTACGATCGTGATTGTGACACACGAACCGGATGTCGCGGCTCAGACTCAGCGGGTGATTCATGTCAAAGATGGGTTAGTGGTCGATCGTTAA
- a CDS encoding glycosyltransferase family 2 protein: protein MSSFTKAPQHSGILPPADSRSVTVVIPCLNEEGNLELLFSSINQAFEKLGFTLPVLLVNDGSTDNSAKILAQLAQSYSFLKVVHHPRRRGVTEVWRTALSHVETDWIFWGQADLESDPKVDLPLLLEACEPGIDGVAGWRQGRGDGKVFASTFANTACRLVFGLNIHDMNWIKLVRRDILINLPIQTVTHRYLLAVLAAKGHSITETPTPWYPRYTGDSKFGKRRLATSAIDFSRVCWWFFVQRRIQEIERYGHAIAQGIKVGFQAGKKTFYLHLDREIVREP from the coding sequence ATGTCTTCATTCACCAAAGCCCCTCAGCACTCTGGCATCTTGCCGCCTGCTGACAGCCGTTCAGTTACTGTTGTAATCCCTTGCCTCAACGAAGAAGGTAATTTAGAATTATTGTTCTCTTCAATCAACCAAGCCTTTGAAAAGCTCGGATTTACGCTACCTGTTCTTTTAGTGAACGATGGAAGCACAGACAACAGTGCTAAAATTCTTGCCCAGTTAGCACAATCTTACTCCTTCTTGAAGGTTGTGCATCATCCTCGTCGCCGTGGTGTGACAGAGGTGTGGAGAACTGCTCTATCTCACGTCGAAACAGACTGGATCTTTTGGGGACAAGCAGATTTAGAATCTGATCCAAAGGTTGATTTACCCCTACTGCTTGAAGCTTGCGAACCAGGAATTGATGGTGTTGCAGGTTGGCGGCAAGGTCGAGGAGACGGAAAAGTATTCGCATCAACATTCGCCAATACTGCCTGTCGGCTTGTGTTTGGTCTAAACATTCATGATATGAACTGGATCAAGCTCGTTCGCCGAGACATTCTGATCAATCTGCCGATTCAAACTGTAACGCATCGCTATCTACTTGCTGTGTTAGCAGCAAAAGGACATTCCATTACAGAGACACCGACACCTTGGTATCCCCGCTACACGGGAGACAGTAAGTTTGGTAAGCGTAGACTTGCAACTTCTGCGATCGACTTTTCAAGAGTGTGCTGGTGGTTCTTTGTGCAAAGACGGATTCAAGAAATCGAACGATATGGACACGCGATCGCTCAAGGGATCAAGGTCGGGTTCCAAGCCGGGAAAAAGACATTTTATCTACATCTCGATCGCGAAATTGTTCGTGAGCCGTAG
- a CDS encoding type II toxin-antitoxin system PemK/MazF family toxin, producing the protein MTVLQRGMIVNVNLNPTKGSETGKTRPCIVVTNNIYNARVPVIQVVPITEWSEKKARIATNVEIEPSDTNGLSKKSIADCLQTRPIDHRFRLINVRGNLEPKLLSAIDDALRTVFAL; encoded by the coding sequence ATGACAGTATTGCAACGCGGCATGATTGTGAATGTCAATCTAAATCCTACTAAGGGTTCTGAGACGGGGAAAACTCGCCCTTGTATTGTTGTGACGAATAACATCTATAACGCTAGAGTTCCAGTGATTCAAGTTGTTCCGATTACAGAATGGAGCGAGAAAAAAGCAAGAATTGCAACGAACGTCGAAATCGAGCCTTCAGACACAAATGGATTATCGAAAAAATCGATCGCAGATTGTTTGCAGACTCGACCGATTGATCATCGCTTCAGATTAATCAATGTTCGGGGCAATTTGGAGCCAAAACTTTTAAGTGCGATCGACGACGCTTTGAGAACGGTTTTTGCGCTGTAA
- the fumC gene encoding class II fumarate hydratase, with translation MTTRTETDSMGAIAVESDRYWGAQTQRSLMYFAIGQDQMPTELIRAFGILKKAAAIVNQQLGKLPPEKATLIIQAADEVIEGKLNDHFPLSVWQTGSGTQTNMNANEVISNRAIEIAGGVLGSKEPIHPNDHVNLSQSSNDTFPTAMHIAAAESIHQRLLPMVRKLRNALQEKSNEFEAIIKIGRTHLMDAVPLTLGQEFSGYVAQLDQAIVRIEATLPGLYELAIGGTAVGTGINTHPEFAERSATEISRLTELPFVSAPNKFAALAAHDAIVFTSGAIKTLACALMKIANDLRWMGSGPRCGLGELVLPANEPGSSIMPGKVNPTQCEAMTMVCVQVMGNDSAIAIAASQGNFELNVFKPVLIHNLIHSIRILSDACSSFTDHMVVGIAPNRDRINQFLENSLMLVTALNPKIGYDRAAKVAYKAYQENSTLRQACIEMGFLTGEEFDQIVRPEQMIYPT, from the coding sequence ATGACAACGAGAACTGAAACCGATAGCATGGGCGCGATCGCGGTGGAGAGCGATCGATATTGGGGCGCTCAAACCCAGCGGTCTTTGATGTATTTCGCGATCGGACAAGATCAGATGCCGACCGAGTTGATTCGAGCCTTTGGCATTTTGAAAAAAGCAGCCGCGATCGTCAATCAACAGTTAGGAAAGTTACCACCTGAGAAAGCCACTTTGATTATTCAAGCCGCAGATGAGGTGATCGAAGGCAAGCTCAATGATCATTTTCCATTGTCTGTCTGGCAGACTGGTAGCGGCACACAGACGAATATGAATGCAAATGAAGTGATCTCAAATCGTGCGATCGAGATTGCAGGTGGCGTTTTAGGCAGCAAAGAGCCGATTCATCCGAATGATCATGTTAATCTGTCGCAGTCCTCGAATGATACTTTTCCGACTGCGATGCACATTGCAGCAGCAGAATCAATTCATCAGCGATTGTTACCGATGGTGAGAAAGCTTCGGAATGCGTTGCAGGAGAAGTCGAACGAGTTTGAAGCAATCATCAAAATCGGGCGAACTCATTTGATGGATGCTGTGCCGTTAACATTAGGGCAGGAATTTTCGGGCTATGTTGCACAGTTAGATCAAGCAATTGTTCGCATCGAAGCCACGTTACCCGGATTGTATGAGTTAGCGATCGGAGGAACGGCGGTTGGAACTGGAATTAACACACATCCAGAGTTTGCAGAGCGATCGGCAACTGAGATTTCTAGGCTCACTGAGTTGCCGTTTGTGAGTGCGCCAAATAAGTTTGCAGCACTAGCCGCGCATGATGCGATCGTGTTTACCAGTGGAGCGATTAAAACGCTGGCTTGTGCATTGATGAAGATTGCGAATGACTTACGTTGGATGGGGTCAGGACCGCGCTGTGGATTAGGTGAGTTAGTGTTACCTGCAAACGAACCTGGATCATCCATCATGCCGGGAAAAGTCAATCCAACACAGTGTGAAGCGATGACAATGGTGTGTGTGCAAGTGATGGGAAATGATAGCGCGATCGCAATTGCTGCAAGTCAGGGGAACTTTGAACTGAATGTGTTTAAGCCTGTGTTAATTCACAATTTGATTCATTCGATTCGTATTCTTTCCGATGCCTGCTCTTCGTTTACTGATCACATGGTGGTGGGCATTGCGCCGAATCGCGATCGTATCAATCAGTTTCTCGAAAATTCGTTGATGCTAGTAACAGCGCTGAATCCAAAGATTGGATACGATCGAGCTGCAAAAGTTGCTTACAAGGCGTATCAGGAGAATTCAACATTGCGACAGGCTTGTATTGAAATGGGATTTTTAACAGGTGAAGAATTCGATCAAATCGTGCGACCGGAACAGATGATTTATCCAACGTGA
- a CDS encoding ABC transporter permease, producing MGKRSHPISLLEIFTMAVEALWSNRLRTSLTMLGVIIGIASVITVTSVGQGVQKATEQQIQALGTNVMLVLSGVARSGGISQGSGSASTLTLEDAQAVGRQVPAAEGVTAFLQRGGQVVYNDQNTSTSILGIDLNYSDVKEIKPQEGRFFTQEEMRNADSIVVLGSAVRDNLFSSGEPAIGANIRIQNNRYRVTGVAEPKGSVGGQDQDDRVYIPLTNMSSRIVGNNSLNGRAISGFWVKAKDQIQLEAAQFQVTNLLRIRHNIYPPKPDDFRISNQVDIINTFSSVVGLFTILVSAIAGISLIVGGIGIANIMLVSVVERTREIGIRKAIGATNSAVLSQFLTEAILVSMLGGAIGVAVGLGLAFAASSVFSFPFIVSGFAIASGLTLALVVGLIAGVIPARNAARLDPIAALRSD from the coding sequence ATGGGAAAGCGATCGCATCCGATTTCACTGCTGGAAATTTTTACAATGGCAGTGGAAGCACTCTGGAGTAATCGACTCCGCACGAGTTTAACCATGTTAGGAGTCATCATTGGGATTGCTTCGGTGATTACAGTAACTTCAGTAGGGCAAGGAGTACAAAAAGCAACTGAACAACAGATTCAAGCATTAGGCACGAATGTCATGTTGGTGCTGTCGGGTGTTGCTCGATCGGGTGGCATTAGTCAAGGATCAGGATCAGCGAGTACGCTCACGCTCGAAGATGCTCAAGCGGTAGGGCGACAGGTTCCGGCGGCTGAGGGAGTAACCGCATTTTTACAACGAGGTGGGCAAGTTGTTTATAACGATCAGAACACGTCTACTTCGATTTTAGGCATTGATTTGAACTATTCGGATGTGAAAGAAATCAAACCGCAAGAAGGGCGATTTTTTACTCAAGAAGAGATGCGGAATGCAGATTCGATCGTGGTGCTGGGAAGTGCAGTACGGGATAATTTATTTTCGTCTGGAGAACCTGCGATCGGGGCAAATATTCGGATTCAAAACAATCGATATCGGGTAACTGGAGTTGCAGAACCGAAAGGCTCAGTCGGTGGACAAGATCAAGACGATCGCGTTTACATTCCTTTGACAAATATGTCTTCGCGCATTGTGGGAAATAATTCGCTCAATGGTCGGGCAATTAGTGGATTTTGGGTGAAAGCAAAAGATCAAATTCAGCTTGAAGCGGCACAGTTTCAAGTGACGAATCTTCTGAGAATTCGACATAACATTTATCCACCGAAGCCTGATGATTTTCGCATCAGCAATCAGGTTGATATTATCAATACCTTTAGTAGCGTGGTGGGATTGTTCACAATTCTAGTCAGCGCGATCGCTGGAATTTCTCTAATCGTAGGCGGAATTGGGATCGCAAACATTATGCTCGTTTCGGTGGTTGAACGAACTCGCGAAATCGGGATTAGAAAAGCGATCGGGGCAACTAACAGCGCGGTTCTTAGTCAATTTCTCACTGAAGCAATTCTCGTTTCGATGTTAGGAGGTGCGATCGGGGTTGCAGTTGGATTAGGGCTTGCGTTTGCTGCTTCTAGTGTTTTTAGCTTTCCGTTTATTGTTTCAGGATTTGCGATCGCATCAGGACTAACACTCGCTCTAGTGGTTGGCTTGATTGCGGGTGTAATTCCGGCTCGAAATGCCGCCCGACTTGATCCGATTGCAGCACTCCGGAGCGATTGA
- a CDS encoding DUF790 family protein, which translates to MLPTDLLIHRLNGEEIVPKRLPLDEKILAIAEELITLFQEARHGTKGELNRQLQALEGEETDYRLKRGLAHLLNGAFSTFETVSPLDPTMLRERVFALSAQKIPSAIETQNTIDQVAEQLSQELNSEVFPEQVKTGLYADLPENQILIEFEAPTPEALVHRYNLSQVQGVFYRASHMVINAHRNDPGQYKLLFRYMKLFQLMTYIEGDADHGFTLTIDGPTSLFKPSTRYGLAIAKLLPALLHVTRWSLAAELQINDSYSGKTRQGRFAIDSDCGLISHYPPGKTYDSLLEEGFVDRWNKAKTEWRLEREVDLIPIPGSVMIPDFRIVHPDGRTFLVEIVGYWRPEYLRKKFSQVRQSGRDDLILAVSERLNLEKAGVRIADTPARIVWFKDQLLPKAVLEVLER; encoded by the coding sequence ATGTTACCGACTGATTTACTCATTCATCGCTTGAACGGGGAAGAGATTGTTCCGAAACGATTGCCGCTTGATGAGAAAATATTAGCGATCGCAGAAGAACTAATCACGCTATTTCAAGAAGCAAGACATGGCACGAAAGGCGAACTCAATCGACAACTGCAAGCGCTTGAAGGTGAAGAAACAGACTATCGACTTAAACGGGGTTTAGCGCATTTACTAAACGGTGCCTTTAGTACGTTTGAAACAGTGAGTCCGCTTGATCCAACGATGTTAAGAGAGCGAGTATTTGCGCTATCTGCACAGAAAATTCCGAGTGCGATCGAAACGCAAAATACGATCGATCAAGTTGCAGAGCAATTAAGCCAAGAATTAAATTCTGAAGTGTTTCCAGAACAAGTCAAAACTGGCTTGTATGCCGATTTACCAGAGAATCAGATTCTAATTGAATTTGAAGCGCCCACTCCTGAAGCATTGGTTCATCGCTACAATCTATCGCAAGTTCAAGGGGTGTTTTATCGTGCTAGTCACATGGTGATTAATGCTCACCGTAATGATCCAGGACAGTATAAATTATTGTTCCGGTATATGAAACTGTTTCAGTTGATGACTTACATCGAAGGAGATGCAGATCATGGATTTACTTTAACGATCGATGGTCCCACGAGTTTGTTTAAGCCTTCGACGCGCTATGGACTCGCGATCGCGAAATTACTTCCTGCTTTGCTGCATGTCACCCGATGGAGTTTAGCCGCAGAATTGCAGATTAACGATAGCTATTCTGGCAAGACGAGACAGGGGAGATTTGCGATCGATTCAGATTGTGGATTGATCAGCCATTATCCACCCGGAAAGACTTACGATAGTTTGTTAGAAGAAGGATTTGTCGATCGATGGAACAAAGCAAAAACCGAATGGCGATTAGAACGCGAAGTCGATTTAATTCCAATTCCAGGCAGTGTCATGATTCCAGATTTTCGGATTGTTCATCCTGATGGTAGAACCTTCTTAGTTGAGATTGTCGGGTATTGGCGACCGGAGTATTTGCGGAAGAAATTTTCTCAGGTTCGTCAATCGGGGAGAGATGATCTGATTCTGGCGGTGTCAGAGCGATTGAATTTAGAAAAAGCTGGAGTCAGGATTGCAGATACTCCAGCGCGAATTGTTTGGTTTAAGGATCAGTTGCTACCGAAAGCGGTTTTAGAAGTGTTGGAGCGGTGA
- a CDS encoding efflux RND transporter periplasmic adaptor subunit encodes MKPKIPTKLPKWAVWLIGLSILFGGGYFAYNQYTSAQRQDVRRRVQTVTAERVDAPITISANGTIQPAQSVNVSPKNSGVLKQLLVKEGDRVTAGQILAYMDDSNFQGQLIQAQAQVANAEANLKKLESGNRPQEIAQVQAQLAASQANLDKLVAGNRPQEIAQARSQLAAAEANLQQAELTYNQNQRLFSSGALSQREFDTSRTTLATARAQVEQAKQATNLQQSGTRPEEIAAARAQVEQLKQSLSLQQEGNRSEDIEAARAQVMNAQGQLKTVQTQINDTIIRAPFAGVITRKFADPGSFVTPTTSSSAVSSATSSSILALASINQVVAKVPETSISRVKIGQRVTIEADAFPGKSFTGTVVQVAKQSTVDQNVTNFEVKASIDDPQNNLQAGMNANVKFNVGKLDNALVIPTVAIVRQAEGTGVLLAGEGRPRFQKITTGASVDDKTVIESGLKEGDRVLISFPQGERPQSRTPSVFPGAPGGGSSGGNRRGGG; translated from the coding sequence GTGAAACCGAAGATACCGACAAAGCTACCGAAGTGGGCAGTCTGGCTGATTGGACTCAGCATTCTATTCGGGGGCGGATATTTCGCATACAATCAATACACATCTGCTCAAAGGCAAGATGTCCGACGACGAGTGCAAACTGTGACTGCGGAGCGCGTCGATGCTCCAATTACAATTTCTGCGAATGGAACGATTCAGCCTGCCCAATCGGTGAATGTGAGTCCTAAAAATTCTGGTGTGCTAAAGCAACTATTGGTGAAAGAAGGCGATCGAGTGACAGCAGGTCAAATTCTGGCTTACATGGATGATTCCAATTTTCAAGGACAATTGATTCAGGCACAAGCACAGGTCGCGAATGCTGAAGCAAATCTGAAGAAACTAGAATCCGGTAATCGCCCTCAAGAAATTGCTCAAGTTCAGGCACAGCTTGCAGCGTCTCAGGCGAACTTAGATAAGTTAGTCGCGGGCAATCGTCCTCAAGAAATTGCTCAAGCGCGATCGCAGTTAGCCGCAGCGGAAGCAAACTTACAACAAGCCGAATTAACCTATAACCAAAATCAAAGGTTATTTAGTTCAGGAGCATTATCACAGCGCGAATTTGATACTTCCCGAACGACATTAGCAACCGCTCGTGCTCAAGTGGAACAAGCAAAACAGGCGACGAATCTTCAGCAATCTGGAACTCGTCCAGAAGAGATAGCAGCGGCTCGTGCTCAGGTGGAGCAATTAAAACAATCTCTAAGTTTGCAGCAGGAAGGGAATCGCTCAGAGGACATCGAAGCGGCTCGTGCTCAAGTCATGAACGCTCAAGGACAATTAAAAACGGTTCAAACTCAGATTAATGACACGATTATTCGCGCTCCATTTGCGGGAGTGATTACGCGGAAATTTGCTGATCCAGGATCATTCGTGACCCCGACCACATCGAGTAGTGCTGTCTCTTCTGCGACTTCTTCTTCGATTTTGGCGTTAGCTTCGATCAATCAGGTTGTCGCAAAAGTGCCAGAAACGAGTATTTCGCGGGTGAAGATCGGGCAGCGAGTGACGATCGAAGCTGATGCGTTTCCGGGTAAATCTTTTACGGGAACCGTCGTACAAGTTGCGAAACAATCGACGGTGGATCAAAATGTCACCAATTTTGAAGTCAAAGCTTCGATCGATGATCCGCAGAACAATCTGCAAGCGGGGATGAATGCGAATGTGAAGTTCAATGTCGGTAAGCTTGATAATGCTTTGGTGATTCCAACCGTTGCGATCGTGCGTCAAGCAGAAGGCACCGGAGTATTGCTTGCAGGTGAAGGTAGACCGAGATTTCAGAAGATTACAACCGGAGCCAGCGTGGATGACAAAACAGTGATTGAGTCGGGACTAAAAGAAGGCGATCGAGTGCTGATTAGTTTCCCGCAAGGAGAGCGACCACAATCGAGAACTCCTTCTGTGTTTCCGGGTGCGCCTGGAGGCGGATCTTCTGGCGGTAATAGACGGGGAGGAGGTTAG
- a CDS encoding DNA/RNA non-specific endonuclease, translating into MLKPRWQLFAIATLITAAIVGLILFLNRPQTPIGTQPLLPPKNVHLTMGIPSEATSNITNADDYLIADNARPYVISYNNSKHIPNWSSWQLNKSWLGTVPRSNDFRPDTTLPKGWYQVKSSDYNGSGYDRGHLTPSADRTKDAQTNSSTFLMTNIVPQTADNNRDVWEGLESESRRLVNAGKELYIVAGGSGEKGTIGAQKISIPASTWKVIVVMDKPNSTASDVTGKTRVIAIDVPNINGIKDKTWRDYRISVDALEQKTGYDFLSNVSEAIQQAIESKVDQG; encoded by the coding sequence ATGCTCAAACCCCGTTGGCAACTATTTGCGATCGCAACTCTCATCACTGCTGCGATCGTTGGCTTAATTCTCTTCCTGAATCGACCACAAACTCCGATCGGCACTCAACCCCTGCTGCCTCCTAAAAATGTTCACCTCACGATGGGCATTCCCAGCGAAGCCACCTCGAATATTACCAATGCAGATGACTATCTGATTGCAGATAATGCCCGTCCTTATGTCATTTCATACAACAACAGCAAACACATCCCGAACTGGTCAAGCTGGCAACTCAACAAAAGCTGGCTTGGAACCGTTCCCCGCTCTAACGATTTTCGCCCTGACACAACTTTGCCGAAAGGCTGGTATCAAGTCAAATCGAGCGACTACAACGGCAGTGGATACGATCGCGGTCATTTAACCCCTTCTGCCGATCGCACCAAAGATGCTCAAACGAATTCTTCAACCTTTTTGATGACTAATATCGTGCCGCAGACCGCCGATAACAATCGCGACGTGTGGGAAGGTCTAGAAAGCGAATCACGCCGATTAGTCAACGCTGGAAAAGAACTCTACATCGTGGCAGGCGGATCAGGCGAAAAAGGCACGATCGGTGCTCAAAAAATCTCGATTCCTGCTTCGACCTGGAAAGTAATCGTTGTAATGGACAAGCCAAATTCAACGGCTTCAGATGTCACCGGAAAAACGCGGGTGATTGCGATCGATGTTCCGAATATCAATGGCATCAAAGACAAAACTTGGCGAGACTATCGAATCAGTGTAGATGCGTTAGAGCAAAAAACTGGCTACGACTTTCTCAGCAATGTTTCAGAGGCGATCCAACAAGCGATCGAAAGTAAAGTCGATCAAGGCTAA